The proteins below come from a single Tissierella sp. MB52-C2 genomic window:
- a CDS encoding restriction endonuclease subunit S, whose amino-acid sequence MMKPNFMEKLLDGVEVEWKALGEVSNVLRGRRLTRNQLSDAEKFPVFHGGLEPLGYYGQSNRPAHSVMVINVGASAGIVGYSAVDFWSSDGCFCIQHSDLLNNKFIYYFLIGQQHLLRSKVRVAGIPTLDAIVVEKLQIPIPPLKVQEEIVRILDAFTKLTAELTAELTARKKQYEYYRDKLLTFEEGEVEWKALGGLAENLDSMRKPVTSGVREFGDIPYYGASGIVDYVKDYIFEGDFLLISEDGANLLARNTPIAFSASGRIWVNNHAHVLKFKTYEERRFVEFYLNYIDLTPYISGAAQPKLNQKNLNSIMVPNPLPLQKKRIVSILDKFDALTSSITEGLPCEIELRQKQYEYYRNMLLSFPKKEVED is encoded by the coding sequence ATGATGAAGCCGAATTTTATGGAGAAACTACTTGATGGTGTTGAAGTTGAATGGAAGGCGTTGGGGGAAGTATCTAATGTTTTACGCGGTAGAAGATTAACTAGAAATCAACTATCTGATGCTGAGAAATTTCCTGTGTTTCATGGTGGTTTAGAGCCATTGGGTTATTACGGACAAAGTAACAGACCAGCCCACAGTGTAATGGTTATAAATGTTGGTGCTTCTGCTGGTATAGTAGGGTACAGTGCTGTAGATTTTTGGTCTTCAGATGGATGCTTTTGTATTCAACATTCGGATTTATTAAATAATAAATTTATATATTACTTTTTAATTGGTCAGCAACATTTATTGCGTTCGAAGGTACGTGTTGCTGGTATTCCAACTCTAGATGCGATAGTTGTGGAAAAACTCCAAATCCCAATCCCACCTCTAAAAGTACAAGAAGAAATCGTCCGTATTTTGGACGCTTTCACGAAGCTTACAGCAGAGCTTACAGCAGAGCTTACAGCTCGTAAAAAGCAATATGAGTATTATCGTGATAAGTTGTTGACTTTTGAAGAGGGCGAAGTTGAGTGGAAGGCGTTGGGGGGGCTTGCCGAGAATCTTGACTCAATGCGTAAACCGGTTACTAGTGGTGTAAGAGAGTTTGGAGATATTCCATATTATGGTGCATCTGGTATTGTTGATTATGTAAAAGATTATATTTTTGAAGGAGATTTTTTACTTATTTCGGAAGATGGTGCAAATCTACTTGCTAGAAATACACCAATTGCATTTAGTGCCAGTGGGAGGATATGGGTAAACAATCATGCTCATGTACTTAAATTTAAGACTTATGAAGAACGTAGATTTGTTGAATTTTATTTAAATTATATTGATTTAACTCCCTATATATCGGGGGCCGCTCAACCCAAATTAAATCAGAAAAATTTGAATAGCATCATGGTTCCAAATCCATTGCCTTTACAAAAAAAGCGTATAGTATCTATTTTAGATAAATTCGACGCCTTGACATCCTCAATTACCGAAGGTTTACCTTGTGAAATAGAATTGCGTCAAAAACAATACGAGTATTATCGTAATATGCTTCTTAGCTTTCCAAAAAAGGAGGTAGAGGATTAA
- a CDS encoding flavin reductase family protein has protein sequence MNKKKIANIPFGPYITVLAGATVNGKANYTTIGAYGVVSQKTVLYISLKNTHCTTAGVLENGFFSVNIPSSEAVEKTDYCGTVSGNKVDKSEIFESFYDESGNAPMIKECPVNYLRKVIQTIPIFDFTMFIGEIVAAYANENCLENGRPNALKVKPTVLMDSGYFDLNDRIGSIFKTCKGSR, from the coding sequence ATGAATAAGAAGAAGATAGCAAATATTCCATTTGGTCCGTATATTACAGTTTTAGCAGGGGCAACTGTTAATGGAAAAGCAAACTATACGACCATTGGAGCATACGGAGTTGTAAGTCAAAAAACTGTACTTTATATTTCATTGAAAAATACTCATTGTACAACTGCTGGAGTATTGGAGAATGGTTTTTTCTCTGTAAATATTCCGTCATCTGAGGCTGTTGAAAAAACTGATTATTGTGGCACTGTTTCTGGTAATAAGGTAGATAAATCAGAGATTTTTGAATCGTTTTATGATGAATCAGGAAATGCACCAATGATAAAAGAATGCCCTGTAAATTACCTTCGCAAGGTAATACAAACTATACCTATATTTGATTTTACAATGTTTATAGGTGAGATTGTTGCTGCATACGCAAATGAAAACTGCTTAGAAAATGGAAGGCCCAATGCACTCAAAGTTAAGCCAACAGTATTGATGGACTCTGGATACTTTGATTTGAATGATAGAATAGGCTCCATATTCAAAACATGCAAGGGCAGTAGATAA
- a CDS encoding metallophosphoesterase has translation MEFRVLHLSDVHIGKTYKPSESIAYRIVSDIEHNKMADIDCVITTGDIFEGTIETSETLIREAVNFYEIILKEINYNQTKQLGKTDFIFVPGNHDIIRTDNIDERWEKYHSFIQMFYETIPESYNTDFSVYKPYHDNKIVFIGFNSCQIENKKIFDKEFISKLKSNLSSEVLGDYNIDRDKLIEILEEQKTSEFDDYGNISLQQIADIKRKLKQVTDYNIIALFHHHFYLFPEVSKKFGDSSLIRNYSEFIQELKYMGVKTVLHGHKHFDLERPYISDDYYDTTESIINIFAGGSVGTSRTDRHTFSIINFYDKKEDVKLIQKKFIYNGESLEPIQTKRIPPKNTLIKVVKLLELLKVNNPDKFNEYQSVAEKNYSIYNDCNKIIEWLSEIFTGFNETYKILYENEKNILFILYAVNYRTLKYKEIIEKNDTEFESKSTLLQAFYNKILNGPDFQVCSKDFHELFNSKNLSECAKYCDELLNSINKKTSQYYLALTMIAIFFSDLYLILTKYADDFKHSIKYKVNIKIEDNKFHENVPAPRIIINSDSDRRSAYIQLLCNDATAHKMAVLFIKEFDLMINKYEDYFKLIGLKLYYLLPQINSDNVEKALDNYNFEAYIPTLLPLLTGDNIYPAKEVFARELIQNSIDAIAVREAKDTIQFANKIYIEISKDVQGRRFFKIKDNGTGMDRYKIERYFTSIGRSFYSDEEYQDLNIRYKPISNFGIGFLSSFMVCREIDVKTRYYTEESEALKLHIPNYEGCFFIEKEKGVDIGTEIILYLNHNIENKKIVDYIQDTMLDVKYEIILNYTSDKAIQETIIPAHNLRKKALKSDFKLFVPLSEDYSALKLDYEKDIISGNFISEYKYGILIHNNISEKRSVFNVLNAGILVQQASLSKLFGRGFDNEYQSNIRDKFYYKSNILANFPANWIQLDVSREKLVGFSEDLKKIIGKDIHLSVGVQIAEVLLDQIRWILNNSESSVSQNPVINLQEAILFAIDFCNRSNNTEIYKKLLVLKYILHIDFTKEEIVFALGHKGDCKERINVTYSAEMSRKNINELLERIGTLDFREDLYIDSIHKNDIREIHPMLVREFYRFLEEFVITRDIKMSKNFRYKFEQIIHTTSFSESDQADDILKIIAIIMLLYLDKQGELQENLIEKSPIVSIIERILMERINIRDVEEKSASIIIKYEELNELFELRKHIDKLK, from the coding sequence ATGGAATTTAGAGTTTTGCATTTATCAGATGTGCATATTGGAAAAACATATAAGCCTTCTGAAAGTATCGCTTACAGGATTGTTTCGGATATTGAGCATAATAAAATGGCAGATATTGATTGTGTAATAACAACGGGCGATATTTTTGAGGGAACTATAGAAACTAGTGAGACACTCATTAGAGAAGCTGTTAATTTTTATGAAATTATATTAAAAGAGATAAATTATAATCAAACAAAACAATTAGGCAAAACAGATTTTATTTTTGTTCCAGGTAATCATGACATAATAAGAACCGATAATATAGATGAACGTTGGGAAAAGTACCATAGCTTTATTCAAATGTTTTATGAAACAATTCCTGAAAGCTATAATACGGATTTTTCTGTCTATAAACCTTATCACGATAACAAGATTGTTTTTATAGGATTTAATTCTTGCCAAATAGAAAATAAAAAAATATTTGATAAAGAATTTATCTCTAAGCTTAAAAGTAATTTGAGTAGTGAAGTTTTAGGTGATTATAACATCGATAGAGATAAATTAATTGAGATATTAGAAGAACAAAAGACCTCTGAATTTGATGATTATGGTAATATTTCTTTGCAACAGATTGCTGATATTAAGAGGAAATTGAAGCAAGTTACTGACTATAATATAATTGCTTTATTTCATCATCATTTTTATTTATTTCCGGAGGTTTCTAAAAAGTTTGGTGACTCAAGTTTGATTAGGAATTACAGCGAGTTTATACAAGAACTAAAATACATGGGTGTTAAAACTGTTTTGCATGGACATAAACATTTTGACTTGGAGAGACCGTATATCTCAGATGATTATTATGATACAACTGAGAGTATCATTAATATATTTGCTGGGGGTTCCGTAGGAACGTCTAGAACCGATAGACATACCTTTAGCATTATAAATTTTTATGATAAAAAAGAAGATGTTAAGTTGATCCAAAAGAAATTTATTTATAATGGTGAATCACTTGAACCTATACAAACTAAACGAATTCCCCCTAAAAACACTTTAATTAAGGTAGTAAAGTTACTAGAACTTCTGAAGGTAAATAATCCAGATAAATTTAATGAATATCAATCCGTTGCCGAAAAAAATTACAGTATTTATAATGACTGTAATAAAATTATAGAATGGTTGAGTGAAATATTTACTGGTTTTAATGAAACCTATAAAATTCTTTATGAAAATGAAAAGAATATACTTTTTATCCTATATGCTGTAAATTATAGGACGCTAAAATATAAAGAAATTATTGAAAAAAATGATACAGAGTTCGAATCTAAATCTACTCTTTTACAAGCGTTTTATAATAAAATTCTTAATGGACCAGATTTTCAAGTCTGCTCTAAGGACTTTCATGAATTGTTTAATTCAAAAAACCTTTCTGAATGTGCAAAGTATTGTGATGAACTTTTAAACTCAATAAATAAAAAAACTTCGCAGTATTATTTAGCATTGACAATGATAGCAATATTTTTTAGCGATCTTTATCTTATATTGACAAAGTATGCTGATGACTTTAAACATAGTATAAAATACAAAGTAAATATTAAGATTGAAGATAATAAATTTCATGAAAATGTTCCTGCACCTAGAATTATTATTAATTCAGATTCAGACAGACGTAGCGCATATATTCAGTTACTCTGCAATGATGCTACAGCACATAAAATGGCAGTGCTTTTTATAAAAGAGTTTGATCTGATGATAAATAAATATGAAGACTATTTTAAACTTATTGGATTGAAACTATATTACTTATTACCTCAGATTAATAGTGATAATGTTGAAAAAGCCTTGGATAATTATAACTTTGAAGCTTATATTCCAACATTGCTTCCTCTATTAACTGGAGATAATATTTATCCAGCAAAAGAAGTATTTGCCAGAGAATTAATTCAAAATTCAATTGATGCGATAGCTGTAAGAGAAGCGAAAGATACTATACAGTTTGCAAATAAAATATATATTGAGATAAGTAAAGATGTTCAAGGTAGAAGATTTTTTAAAATTAAAGATAATGGGACAGGCATGGATCGTTATAAAATAGAGCGTTATTTTACTAGTATAGGAAGGAGTTTTTATTCGGATGAAGAATACCAAGATTTAAATATTAGATACAAACCTATCAGTAATTTTGGAATAGGTTTTTTGTCATCATTCATGGTTTGCAGAGAAATTGATGTTAAAACTAGATATTATACGGAAGAAAGTGAAGCGCTAAAATTGCATATTCCCAATTATGAAGGATGTTTTTTTATTGAAAAAGAAAAGGGGGTAGATATTGGTACAGAAATAATTTTATATCTAAACCATAATATAGAAAATAAGAAAATAGTTGACTATATCCAGGATACGATGCTTGATGTTAAATATGAAATAATTCTTAATTACACAAGTGATAAAGCTATTCAAGAAACTATTATCCCTGCACATAATCTTAGAAAAAAAGCTTTAAAAAGTGATTTTAAATTATTTGTACCTTTGTCAGAAGACTATAGCGCCCTTAAACTTGATTATGAGAAGGATATAATTAGCGGAAATTTTATATCAGAATACAAATATGGAATATTAATTCATAATAATATTTCAGAAAAAAGAAGCGTTTTTAATGTGCTGAACGCAGGAATCTTAGTGCAACAAGCTTCACTTTCAAAATTATTTGGTAGAGGATTTGATAATGAATACCAATCGAATATAAGAGATAAATTTTATTATAAAAGCAATATACTTGCAAATTTTCCTGCTAATTGGATACAATTAGATGTATCGCGTGAAAAACTAGTTGGATTTTCTGAGGATTTAAAAAAGATAATTGGGAAAGACATCCATTTATCTGTAGGGGTACAGATAGCAGAAGTTTTATTAGATCAAATACGTTGGATACTAAATAATAGTGAAAGTTCTGTTAGCCAAAACCCTGTTATTAATTTGCAAGAGGCTATTCTCTTTGCCATTGATTTTTGCAACCGTAGCAACAATACAGAAATTTACAAAAAACTGTTAGTTCTAAAATATATATTACATATTGATTTCACGAAAGAAGAGATAGTTTTTGCTTTGGGGCATAAAGGCGACTGTAAAGAAAGAATTAATGTCACTTATAGCGCAGAAATGTCAAGAAAAAATATAAATGAACTACTTGAAAGAATTGGGACATTAGATTTTAGAGAAGATCTTTATATTGATAGCATTCATAAAAATGACATAAGAGAAATTCATCCAATGCTAGTTAGAGAGTTCTACAGATTCCTTGAAGAGTTTGTAATAACTAGGGACATTAAAATGAGTAAAAATTTTAGATATAAGTTTGAACAAATTATTCATACAACTAGTTTTAGTGAATCAGATCAAGCAGATGATATTTTAAAAATTATAGCTATTATTATGTTATTATATTTAGATAAACAAGGAGAGTTACAAGAAAATTTAATTGAAAAGTCACCTATTGTTAGCATTATTGAGCGCATACTTATGGAGAGAATAAATATCCGTGATGTAGAAGAAAAGTCTGCTAGTATAATTATAAAATATGAAGAACTTAATGAATTATTTGAATTAAGGAAACACATTGATAAATTGAAGTAA
- the rlmD gene encoding 23S rRNA (uracil(1939)-C(5))-methyltransferase RlmD, with amino-acid sequence MDRIVGDRFEGKIIDFTHEGNGVLKVDNFAIFVSGGLIGDKVVGKIDEVKKNFAIGSITNIIEPSEDRITLDFNIEEARGGIPLVEYKYSKQLGWKRNKVKMDLAKIAGLADVEVKDTIGMDNPYGYRNHVQIPVGEKNGKTIIGFYEQNTNDIVNMSGSILQPEIGNKIIKIIRSWMDKFHIKPYNKKTKKGIIRHIGIRINKDNKSMVILVTGSDKIPYEKELIDMLIDENVISIYQNINKLNSSPTYGKEYRKIYGEDKLLDYIGEYEFYLSPNSFFQINRIQAEVVYNKAMEYLNIDKDDIIYDLYCGIGTISLYMAKEAKKIYGVEVVKKAIEDAKENAKLNNIDNVEFIVGKAEEVFPQLMDKGIKGNKVVVDPPRKGCEKEVIEAIIKLSPEKVVYVSCNSATMARDVKCLVENGYKVEEVQPVDMFPHTGHVECVVKLEKQ; translated from the coding sequence ATGGATAGGATTGTAGGAGATAGATTTGAAGGCAAAATAATTGACTTTACCCATGAAGGTAATGGAGTATTAAAAGTTGATAATTTTGCAATTTTTGTTTCTGGTGGATTGATTGGTGATAAAGTAGTGGGTAAAATAGATGAGGTTAAAAAGAATTTTGCCATAGGATCAATAACTAATATTATAGAACCTTCTGAAGATAGAATAACACTAGATTTCAATATAGAAGAAGCAAGGGGAGGAATACCTCTTGTTGAATATAAATATTCTAAGCAGTTAGGGTGGAAAAGGAATAAGGTAAAGATGGATCTTGCCAAGATTGCAGGATTAGCGGATGTAGAGGTAAAGGATACTATCGGTATGGATAACCCCTATGGATATAGAAATCATGTTCAAATACCAGTAGGTGAAAAAAATGGAAAAACAATTATTGGATTTTATGAACAAAATACTAATGACATAGTCAATATGAGTGGAAGTATACTTCAACCTGAAATAGGAAATAAGATAATAAAAATAATTAGATCTTGGATGGATAAATTCCATATAAAACCTTATAATAAAAAAACTAAAAAAGGAATTATTCGACATATAGGTATAAGAATTAATAAAGATAACAAGTCCATGGTAATTTTAGTAACAGGTAGTGATAAAATACCTTATGAGAAAGAATTAATAGATATGTTAATAGACGAGAACGTTATAAGTATCTATCAAAATATAAATAAATTAAACTCATCTCCTACATATGGAAAAGAATATAGAAAAATTTATGGAGAAGATAAATTATTAGATTATATAGGAGAGTACGAATTTTATCTATCACCTAACTCATTCTTCCAAATAAATAGGATTCAAGCAGAAGTAGTATACAATAAGGCTATGGAGTACTTAAATATAGATAAAGATGATATTATCTATGATTTATATTGTGGAATAGGAACCATCTCTTTGTATATGGCAAAAGAAGCTAAGAAAATATATGGTGTGGAAGTAGTAAAGAAAGCCATAGAAGATGCTAAGGAAAATGCAAAATTAAACAATATAGATAATGTTGAATTTATAGTAGGAAAAGCAGAAGAAGTATTTCCACAATTAATGGATAAAGGAATAAAGGGTAACAAGGTAGTAGTTGATCCACCTAGAAAAGGCTGCGAAAAAGAAGTTATAGAAGCCATTATAAAATTAAGTCCAGAGAAAGTTGTATATGTGTCCTGTAATTCTGCTACTATGGCTAGAGATGTGAAATGTTTGGTGGAGAATGGATATAAGGTGGAGGAAGTGCAGCCGGTGGATATGTTTCCGCATACTGGGCATGTGGAGTGCGTGGTTAAGCTTGAAAAGCAATGA
- a CDS encoding helix-turn-helix domain-containing protein: MSLFGIIYKEELPSRAKYVYMYLKDRCDAKGEYWPAINTIAKDTSMSRSTVKRAIADLIRCGLLRKESRYR; this comes from the coding sequence TTGAGCCTTTTTGGAATAATCTATAAAGAGGAGCTTCCATCTCGTGCTAAGTATGTATATATGTATCTGAAAGACAGATGTGATGCAAAGGGTGAATACTGGCCAGCTATTAATACCATTGCAAAAGACACATCCATGTCAAGAAGTACAGTAAAGAGAGCCATAGCTGATTTAATCCGTTGTGGTTTGCTTAGAAAAGAATCACGTTATAGGTAG
- a CDS encoding helix-turn-helix transcriptional regulator, producing MGVSYKKLWKLIIDKDMRNVEVRKSAKISPATFTKLKKNEVVSLGVLLKICKMLECDIGDIVEVVNEVE from the coding sequence ATGGGCGTAAGCTATAAAAAACTATGGAAATTAATAATCGACAAAGACATGAGGAATGTTGAAGTAAGAAAATCAGCAAAGATCAGTCCGGCTACATTCACAAAGCTTAAGAAAAATGAAGTGGTATCTCTTGGTGTATTACTCAAGATCTGTAAAATGCTTGAATGCGATATTGGCGATATAGTAGAGGTAGTTAATGAAGTAGAATAA
- a CDS encoding S1-like domain-containing RNA-binding protein — translation MIEVGKVQKLIIKRFTSVGAYLNTNEAREDDVLLPKSQIPEGTDVGDEIEVMVYNDSRDRIIATTKRAKAQVGEMAHLMVISQTKIGSFLDWGLEKDLFLPFSETVGSVEKGKEYLVGIYLDKSDRLCATMKIRDMLSTESPYKENDRAKGTIYSINRDIGAFVAVEDKYDGLIPKKELLGVYEVGEIVEVRVTKVKEDGKLDLSLRDRAHIQMDKDSEHILLKLEERDGFLPLNDNTDPERIKKELNMSKSGFKRAIGKLYKEGLITIEDKGIKSK, via the coding sequence ATGATAGAAGTAGGAAAAGTACAGAAATTAATAATAAAGCGATTTACCTCTGTAGGAGCCTATTTAAATACTAATGAGGCTAGAGAAGATGATGTATTGTTGCCTAAATCTCAAATACCAGAAGGTACAGATGTGGGAGATGAGATAGAGGTAATGGTATATAATGATTCAAGGGATAGGATCATTGCCACAACTAAAAGGGCTAAAGCTCAAGTTGGAGAAATGGCTCACTTAATGGTAATCAGTCAAACAAAAATAGGATCATTCTTAGACTGGGGATTAGAAAAAGACTTATTTTTACCTTTTAGTGAAACAGTAGGCTCCGTTGAAAAGGGAAAAGAATATCTTGTAGGAATCTATTTAGATAAATCCGATAGACTTTGTGCTACTATGAAAATAAGAGATATGTTAAGTACAGAATCTCCATATAAAGAAAATGATAGGGCAAAAGGAACTATTTATAGTATTAATAGAGATATTGGAGCATTTGTAGCAGTAGAAGATAAATACGATGGTTTGATTCCTAAAAAGGAATTACTAGGGGTCTATGAAGTAGGAGAAATAGTAGAAGTAAGAGTAACTAAAGTGAAGGAAGATGGAAAGCTAGATTTAAGCTTGAGAGATAGGGCTCATATTCAAATGGATAAAGATTCAGAGCATATTTTATTAAAGCTAGAGGAAAGAGATGGATTTTTACCTCTAAATGATAATACTGATCCAGAAAGAATAAAAAAAGAGCTTAATATGAGTAAATCAGGATTTAAAAGAGCAATAGGAAAATTATATAAAGAAGGATTAATTACAATAGAAGATAAAGGAATTAAATCAAAATAA
- a CDS encoding putative heavy metal-binding protein: MISTTTPSIEGRKIVEYKGIIFGEVISGVNFIKDFAAGLTNIFGGRSGSYEGELIESREKAIAEMESRARQIGANAVVGVDVDYEVLGQGNMLMVTASGTAVVIE; this comes from the coding sequence ATGATATCAACTACTACACCAAGCATTGAAGGAAGAAAAATTGTTGAGTATAAAGGTATAATATTTGGAGAAGTAATATCAGGGGTAAATTTTATCAAAGATTTTGCAGCAGGTTTAACTAATATTTTTGGTGGAAGATCTGGTAGTTATGAAGGAGAACTTATAGAATCTCGTGAAAAAGCTATAGCTGAGATGGAGTCTAGGGCAAGGCAAATAGGAGCAAATGCAGTAGTAGGAGTAGACGTTGACTATGAAGTATTAGGTCAAGGTAATATGCTGATGGTTACTGCTTCAGGTACAGCAGTAGTTATAGAATAG
- a CDS encoding type I restriction-modification system subunit M produces MTSAEQRAELQSQIWKIANDVRGSVDGWDFKQYVLGTLFYRFISENFSSYIEAGDENINYAELDDDIITKEIKDDAIKTKGYFIYPSQLFTNIAKKANTNESLNTDLAAIFSAIESSANGYPSELDIKGLFTDFDTTSNRLGNTVKDKNSRLAAVIKGIEGLNFGEFENSHIDLFGDAYEFLISNYAANAGKSGGEFFTPQCVSKLIAQLALHKQTTINKIYDPAAGSGSLLLQAKKQFDAHIIEDGFYGQEINHTTYNLARMNMFLHNINYDKFNIALGNTLLDPRFGDEKPFDAIVSNPPYSIKWIGSDDPTLINDERFAPAGVLAPKSKADFAFVLHALSYLSSKGRAAIVCFPGIFYRGGAEQKIRKYLIDNNFVETVISLAPNLFYGTSIAVNILVLSKHKSNNKTQFIDASGEDFYKKENNNNILTDNHIEQILKMFDSKEDVDYVAKSVEYDAIVQNDYNLSVSSYVEAKDTREVIDINEVNAEIKTTVAKIDKLRADIDEIIEVIES; encoded by the coding sequence ATGACAAGTGCAGAGCAACGAGCGGAATTACAATCTCAAATCTGGAAAATAGCCAATGATGTCCGTGGTTCAGTAGATGGATGGGATTTTAAACAATATGTTTTAGGAACTCTTTTTTATCGTTTCATAAGTGAGAACTTTTCTAGCTATATTGAAGCTGGAGACGAAAACATCAATTATGCAGAACTTGATGATGATATTATAACTAAAGAAATTAAAGATGATGCCATTAAAACAAAAGGGTATTTCATATATCCGAGTCAGTTATTTACTAATATTGCAAAAAAAGCAAATACAAATGAAAGCTTGAATACAGATTTGGCAGCCATATTTTCTGCTATTGAAAGTTCAGCAAATGGTTATCCATCTGAACTAGATATTAAAGGACTATTCACTGACTTTGATACGACAAGCAATAGACTTGGAAATACCGTAAAGGATAAAAACAGTCGTTTAGCCGCTGTAATTAAAGGCATTGAGGGACTTAATTTTGGTGAATTTGAAAATAGTCATATTGATCTTTTTGGTGATGCCTATGAGTTTTTAATTTCTAATTATGCTGCCAATGCAGGAAAATCTGGAGGTGAGTTTTTTACACCGCAGTGTGTATCTAAACTTATTGCACAGTTAGCGCTTCACAAGCAAACAACCATCAATAAAATTTATGACCCTGCAGCTGGTTCGGGTTCACTTTTGTTACAAGCAAAAAAACAGTTTGATGCTCATATTATCGAAGATGGCTTTTATGGACAGGAGATTAATCATACGACTTATAACCTTGCCCGTATGAATATGTTTTTGCACAATATAAACTACGATAAGTTTAATATTGCTTTAGGAAATACACTTTTAGACCCTCGATTTGGTGATGAAAAACCTTTTGATGCCATTGTATCTAATCCTCCATATTCTATAAAATGGATTGGCAGTGATGATCCAACCCTAATAAATGATGAGAGATTTGCCCCAGCAGGAGTATTAGCTCCAAAGTCAAAAGCTGATTTTGCCTTTGTGCTTCATGCCCTTAGTTATCTTTCAAGCAAAGGTCGTGCTGCTATCGTTTGTTTTCCTGGTATTTTTTACCGTGGCGGAGCAGAACAAAAAATCAGAAAGTATTTGATTGATAATAACTTTGTAGAAACAGTTATTTCATTAGCACCTAATCTTTTTTACGGGACTTCAATAGCAGTTAATATTTTAGTACTTTCTAAGCATAAAAGCAATAATAAAACCCAGTTTATTGATGCAAGTGGCGAAGATTTTTACAAGAAAGAGAACAATAATAACATACTGACAGATAATCACATTGAGCAAATTCTAAAAATGTTTGACAGTAAAGAAGATGTTGATTATGTTGCAAAATCCGTTGAGTATGATGCAATCGTTCAAAATGATTACAATCTGTCTGTAAGCTCTTACGTGGAAGCTAAAGACACAAGAGAAGTTATTGATATCAATGAGGTGAATGCAGAAATAAAAACGACCGTAGCAAAGATAGATAAGCTTCGAGCTGACATTGATGAGATTATTGAGGTGATTGAATCATGA